The stretch of DNA ataatagATACTGTAGTATTTATATGTGAATTGTGATGCTATTTAggataaaattattgttactaatgataaatattataatacttataattgaaattgtgatGCTTACACACACAGTTGTCTAGGCTACAGGCTACatcccgacctgtctcacgaataaggatatgtgagatgatttcacacaaatttttgcacacacacacacacacacatatatatatatatatttatttatttatttatttaataaggtCATATTAATCATTGTGTATTAACCTACAAACCACACAATAAATAAAGTTTTGACAAGAATTAAACTTATAAGCTTCTCATATGAGAATCATATTTCATTCACTTGGCAACCCCACTTTGGACAgtatattgactctttgtgcttcattaaaTTGAGAAACTATGTATGGacaaatactatattgtaatagaattAGTTCTACCAGATCAGATTTAATGCCCAAATATTCAAACTCAACATGTGGCCAACACCCCCAATTGTTCCACTACCCAATGCTAGATTGTGGGCAAGAACAAGTAAATGTATAAAAGGATTATAGTAACCAAGAAATTTCTAAAGGAGAAAAaggtttataataataaaagtcttttagtaatgtataattgtatactagttttacacgcattgcgcgaatggacTGAtgtccaatatttatatttaaatattctaATGTCGAATGTGAAATacgtatttcaaagtatatcaatgcaaaattatataggagaagaatttcattctttaaaaatctattcaacaataataaaaaatactttgatttacaagaaaattGTGTCATTGTTTATTGAATGTGTGCTCTAAAAAATCAAGTTGAAGAGAGAATAAATTAAAGAGCAAGCATGTGATTGTATAGCCTACAAAGCCAATAAATAAAGGCTATTTAAAGTGGAACTAAGTTAAAATCATTATTGTCGTTGTAAAAAAATATGGAATTTGACTAGAATTCCATATGCGTTGTCATGCACTTTGCAATCTTTTTGATGGGAAAAGTAGTGAACCACAGGACTGCACGCATGTTTTAATCTGAGTTTTGGAATACATCACATGCCTACAAGCTAAGTATTGTGGCTGCAATAATGCTCCCACATTTGCCCGAGCTGAGAAGAGGTAGCCGAGtgattaaaatatgatttttgttaattttttttgtcaagtctattctatataattttattaatgtaATTTATTATCTCAAAAAAATGAAGTTTACTTCATAAACACTATCGAATAGTAGTTATAAATTCATTCAtcacaaaaaccaaaaaacaaaaaacaaaaaaaacacacaccaATTGgttaaataaaggaaaaataatgtgtttttagtttttaattatacaaatctagttattttagtttatatatGTCAACTATTACTTAATACACCCATTCTCACGTATTCATTATCCTTTCTATTTCTCTATGGATTTTATTAAAACCGACAATACACTAACTGAAAACTTTATGATTAAGTTGATGATGAAATGTTTAGACAAGACGTACTATGTCAACCATGGTGTAAATTATGTCGGTGCTCCATGGCGGACAGAGATTCGTGCGCCATATATGCACGGTCAATAACCATTTTTGTGAATTGTGAATGCTCATGAAAAATGAAGAGGAAATGGAGAAGACTTTGTAGTGTTGAAAGCAAGTCAAATAATCACTTAGTACAATGTGAATATTCAtcaattataaatgattaaagCAAACATTTATGTGAGCTCTTGAGTTGACATttgaattctttaatttttttgagtataaaatttttaagtttcaatttttcctatatattattgtttttgatTGAATATTAGGTAGCATATTAGGCTTATCAACCCAATAAGCTCAAATACAATAAAGTCTATTTTGATTGACGAGAAAGTCTGCTACTTATGATGTTTACCTTGTAGCCCTAGCTGATAAATTAGTATAAGAAGGTAAATTAACCTAAATTGTTCATAGCTGATAGACAGTTCCTACAAAgagtcaaatttaaaactttatggtTCCTAAACTAATAACCGGACTAACTTGACGGGGTTGACACTAATATGTGAGGTCAACTTgttgaaaataaataagatCTTCAATAGTTTATCTTCAACTACACTACCTGCATCCCAATGTTAATTATCAGCTTTACCAGAGTTATTGTttcacaacaacaaaaaatgaacACAAAAATTAGAGCATAGATGGAAGTGAACAAGCTAGCCATCCAATCTAAGCCTAAAACCAGCATTATCTTCCGACAACTTTTGCTTGCAGGCACGGCACGTAATTTCCAGCATTATAGCACTGATCTTCTCCGCCGCTTGCTCCTTCAAAACCTGAGCTTTCTCCAGTTCCGCCTTAGCCGCCTCTCTAATCCTCTTCGCGCTCGCGAATTCCAGCTCCGCTAACTCCGTCTGCCTTCTCGCGTCTTGCCTCGTCTCCTCCGCGTACGACTTCTCAGCCATCGCCATTCTCACTTCCTCGCTCATCACCGCCGCACCGCTTTTCCGCCCTGCGCCTCCGATCGACAGGTTCAACCCGGTGGCGTGATTATCTTCAAGCGCCGGAAACGCGGGTGAGGATGGCAGGAGCTGGAGCTCCAAGCGGGTGTGTTTTTTGTGATGCGAGTCGCTTATTGGCGGCTCTGCAGGAGGGGGAGGGGGAATTGTTAGCGGTGTTGGTGTTGGCAATGGCGGCACGGCGGTGCTGAAATTTGTGTCGCTTGAAGGACTGGTGGCGGAGGGTGTTGTGGATGAGCAAATTGGCTGATGCAGTACTAGTAATGGTTGTTGTGTATCGGTACCATTGTTTCGTTTAGCTGCGCATGCATCTTGGTGCTCTATAAAACTCTCCACCCTGATCCAAGGACAAATTGGGGATTTTTAATTCAGTTTCCGGCAAATCATACATGAAagatactaaaataaatattataggCCGAATATAGACCATATAAGAACGAAActcatcgaatcatgatttaTACAAACAATTTTGTTGGTTCTTGTATGATAAATTGTAAGAAATGACACATGATCTAGTCTTGGCAGCTCCGTGTGAAAGTTACACCAAATGTGATGAGGTCTCGGTAGACACTAGTCATTTCACCCAATGAGACTATTAAGTCACAGTGATTTATCCTTCCATGATTCTCGGGCCAAAAAGTTTTACCTTTTGTGAGCAAACATAAGAATCATGTGGGCACCTTAAGTCGTTAACTTGGTTATCACAATGGGACAATCTACTCGCTTAACTATAGACAACCTAAACTAgtttaggaaaaagtgtcaaataggccactgaacttatcgcttttgtgcaattggatcattgaacttaaaaagtgtgcaattcaaccatctaacaagcaaaatttgtgcaattggaccatttttacaaaaattttctggtaaaattcaattatattactaacatatatgtattaagagtgacattttcttctaccatactagttgggagtcaacattgaaatgtttttaactcaaattgaattaaaaatttttgtataaatggtccaattgcacaaattttgcttgtttgatggttgaattgcacactttttaagttcaatggcccaattgcacaaaagctacaagttcagtggcctatttgacactttttccactAGTTTATTTATATCCACTAGGATCACAAATTGAGTTTATAGTCATTACTCAAAACGTATAAAAGTCATGTTTCATTCACTCGAACACGctcacaaacaaattaaataaacaatattattaagaGGGAAGGAGGAATATTTAATAGTTTGTCCTAAATTAAACCCATTGATTGAAAGGAGTCAAAGCCAAAAAGCAAGAAATTTGGCACACAAAAATGGTGGTCCACTTGAAACTCAACGAGACAAAAAGCGAACCTGGAAAAAACACGGCCGCAGTCGCAAGAATGGCCGCGAGTCCCACACGTCTTGAGATGCGCCTTATAATCCGACTGGACGGCGTAGCCTTTGGAGCACTTCTCGCACACCCACTGCTTGCTATTACTGTGTTTCCTCCGGTAGTGCTTCTTTATCCCCACCAGATCCCCCAGCGCGTGACGCGCATCGTGGTGCAAGCAGCTCGGCTCCGGGCAAACATACACCCTCTTCTtccccgccgccgccgtctcCGCCCCCCGCTTTGACGCCTTCCACGGCACCTTGTGCCGCCGCCGGTGCATCTGCAGATTCTGCTCCCGCTGGAACCCCTGCCCGCAAAACTCGCACACGTATCTGTCCGATTCCAGCAGCGTCCTCGGCGACAGCGACACCACTTCCGCATCCGGATCTGCATTTCACGGCGGCGTTAA from Ipomoea triloba cultivar NCNSP0323 chromosome 7, ASM357664v1 encodes:
- the LOC116026265 gene encoding zinc finger protein SHOOT GRAVITROPISM 5 translates to MLDNNNVTATNEATPGPSSSSDAALTAAPAPQNGAKRKRRPAGTPDPDAEVVSLSPRTLLESDRYVCEFCGQGFQREQNLQMHRRRHKVPWKASKRGAETAAAGKKRVYVCPEPSCLHHDARHALGDLVGIKKHYRRKHSNSKQWVCEKCSKGYAVQSDYKAHLKTCGTRGHSCDCGRVFSRVESFIEHQDACAAKRNNGTDTQQPLLVLHQPICSSTTPSATSPSSDTNFSTAVPPLPTPTPLTIPPPPPAEPPISDSHHKKHTRLELQLLPSSPAFPALEDNHATGLNLSIGGAGRKSGAAVMSEEVRMAMAEKSYAEETRQDARRQTELAELEFASAKRIREAAKAELEKAQVLKEQAAEKISAIMLEITCRACKQKLSEDNAGFRLRLDG